From a single Bemisia tabaci chromosome 10, PGI_BMITA_v3 genomic region:
- the ND-13B gene encoding NADH dehydrogenase [ubiquinone] 1 alpha subcomplex subunit 5: MSSYKYLKQTTNLTGLKVAINPHYSLKLLYGKILKTLDKMPPNAAYPKYTREIIEKRHAIVQSTERVEDIEAKIGCGQAEELIVQAENELHLARNMLAWRPWEPLLSEPPPNQWTWPPTK, encoded by the exons atgtcTTCGTATAAATACTTAAAACAA ACAACAAACCTCACAGGGCTAAAAGTTGCCATCAATCCTCACTACTCTCTGAAGTTGCTATATGGCAAGATTCTGAAAACTTTGGACAAGATGCCTCCAAATGCTGCTTATCCAAAATATACTCGTGAAATCATAGAGAAGAGACATGCAATTGTCCAATCG ACTGAAAGAGTTGAGGACATCGAGGCGAAGATCGGCTGCGGTCAGGCAGAAGAACTGATTGTACAAGCAGAGAATGAATTACATCTAGCCCGTAATATGCTTGCATGGAGACCATGGGAACCCCTTCTCTCAGAACCCCCGCCAAACCAGTGGACATGGCCTCCTACcaaataa